The Ensifer adhaerens genome contains a region encoding:
- a CDS encoding VOC family protein, with protein MFDHVKFGVTDFEASKAFYLRALEPLGVAIIAEGEPSYGVELSSKGKASLCLHQTDEKPAHLHLAFAAETREQVDAFYRAALDAGGKDNGAPGLRPRYHANYYAAFVLCPDGHNIEAVCHEREA; from the coding sequence ATGTTTGACCATGTCAAATTCGGCGTCACCGACTTTGAAGCCAGCAAGGCCTTCTACCTTCGAGCACTCGAACCGCTCGGCGTAGCCATCATAGCCGAGGGCGAACCTTCGTACGGTGTCGAACTCAGTTCGAAGGGCAAGGCTTCATTGTGCCTGCACCAGACCGATGAGAAGCCTGCGCATCTTCATCTGGCATTCGCGGCCGAGACTCGCGAGCAAGTCGACGCTTTCTACCGTGCCGCTTTGGATGCAGGCGGCAAAGACAATGGTGCGCCGGGTCTGCGCCCGCGCTACCACGCGAACTATTATGCGGCCTTCGTGCTTTGCCCGGACGGGCATAACATCGAAGCGGTCTGCCACGAACGAGAAGCCTAA
- the cpaB gene encoding Flp pilus assembly protein CpaB translates to MRSSTIISLVVALLLAGAAVFATRTYLADQRARLAANGGAKSSEKMLVVAAKGMRFGDRVRPENLKAIPWPSEERPEGSFLAIEAVLGDKDEPRYAMEAIDPGEPVLASKITGAGERATLSAALDQGMKAVSIRVNDVLGVAGFVRPSDRVDVLLTRVIRNTKSGSEQTSVDVLLQGVKVLAVDQTADERKDEPSVVKTVTFEVTTDEAQRLTLGANIGTLSLTLRNIASASVEQTRPITVADLGGGPIAAELAQNSDDGRFDLIERMVRKVGEDLGGRINSVESKMNTPVREKQVQIVERNVEPVLPAEPKWATVGVWSTNKREEYRVGQIQ, encoded by the coding sequence ATGCGCTCCTCGACGATTATCAGTCTCGTTGTCGCTCTTCTACTAGCTGGCGCTGCGGTTTTCGCCACGCGCACGTATCTCGCTGATCAAAGGGCGCGGCTTGCGGCAAACGGCGGTGCGAAATCCTCGGAAAAGATGCTTGTTGTTGCCGCTAAGGGCATGCGCTTCGGCGATCGGGTGCGTCCAGAAAATCTCAAGGCCATTCCGTGGCCCTCGGAGGAAAGGCCTGAGGGTTCCTTCCTGGCGATCGAAGCGGTTCTCGGCGACAAGGACGAGCCGCGTTATGCCATGGAGGCGATAGATCCAGGCGAACCTGTGTTGGCGTCGAAGATCACTGGCGCTGGCGAACGCGCCACCCTTTCGGCCGCCCTCGATCAGGGGATGAAGGCCGTTTCTATCCGTGTCAACGACGTGCTCGGTGTTGCCGGTTTCGTGCGCCCCTCGGATCGGGTCGACGTACTCCTGACTCGCGTGATCCGCAACACCAAGAGCGGCAGCGAGCAGACTTCCGTGGACGTTCTGTTGCAGGGAGTGAAGGTGCTCGCCGTCGACCAGACGGCTGACGAGCGTAAGGACGAGCCTTCGGTTGTCAAAACCGTCACCTTCGAGGTGACGACCGACGAGGCGCAGCGCCTGACGCTTGGTGCCAATATTGGCACGCTCTCGCTCACACTTCGTAACATTGCCTCGGCTTCCGTCGAGCAGACCCGGCCGATTACAGTAGCGGATCTCGGCGGTGGCCCCATCGCCGCTGAACTCGCGCAAAATTCAGACGACGGGCGATTCGATCTGATTGAGCGCATGGTCCGCAAGGTCGGCGAGGACCTCGGAGGCCGGATCAATTCCGTCGAAAGCAAGATGAATACGCCAGTGCGCGAAAAACAGGTGCAAATTGTCGAGCGAAATGTCGAGCCGGTCTTGCCGGCAGAGCCGAAGTGGGCGACCGTCGGTGTCTGGAGCACGAACAAACGGGAAGAATACCGGGTGGGGCAGATCCAGTAA
- a CDS encoding L-fuconate dehydratase, translating to MTRITDLRVFDLRFPTSQSLDGSDAMNPDPDYSAAYVILDTDREGVAGHGLTFTIGRGNDICCMAIKAMRHLIVGQDTADILAHPGRFWRHLTGDSQLRWIGPEKGAMHLATGAVVNAVWDLLAKEAGKPVWRLVADMSPEEIADIVDYRYMTDVLTRDEAVAILRKAEPGKAKRIATLEREGYACYTTSAGWLGYDDEKLRRLAQEAIDEGFNHIKMKVGRDLADDIRRLTIAREVIGPDRYLMIDANQVWEVGEAIDWVKQLAFAKPFFIEEPTSPDDVAGHRKIREAIGPVKVATGEMCQNRIMFKQFIAEGAIDIVQIDSCRMGGLNEVLAVLLVAAKYGLPVWPHAGGVGLCEYVQHLSMIDYVAVSGTKEGRVIEYVDHLHEHFLDPCVIENAAYMPPQRPGFSIEMKPQSIADYTFTG from the coding sequence ATGACCCGCATCACTGATCTGCGCGTCTTCGACCTGCGCTTTCCGACCTCACAGAGCCTTGACGGTTCCGATGCGATGAACCCGGACCCGGATTATTCCGCGGCCTATGTCATCCTCGACACGGACAGGGAGGGTGTTGCGGGCCATGGTCTCACCTTCACCATCGGCCGGGGCAACGACATCTGCTGCATGGCGATCAAGGCCATGCGGCACCTGATCGTCGGCCAGGATACCGCCGACATCCTCGCCCACCCCGGCCGCTTCTGGCGGCACCTGACGGGTGACAGCCAGTTGCGCTGGATCGGCCCGGAGAAGGGGGCGATGCACCTGGCGACCGGCGCCGTGGTCAACGCCGTCTGGGATCTGCTCGCCAAGGAAGCGGGCAAGCCCGTCTGGCGGCTGGTCGCCGACATGTCGCCGGAAGAGATCGCCGACATCGTCGACTACCGGTACATGACGGATGTGCTGACGCGTGACGAAGCGGTCGCGATCTTGCGCAAGGCCGAGCCCGGCAAGGCTAAGCGTATCGCGACACTGGAGAGGGAAGGCTACGCTTGCTACACGACGTCGGCCGGTTGGCTCGGTTATGACGACGAAAAGCTCAGGCGCCTCGCTCAGGAGGCGATCGACGAGGGCTTCAACCACATCAAGATGAAGGTCGGCCGCGATCTTGCCGATGATATCCGGCGGTTGACGATCGCGCGCGAGGTGATCGGGCCCGACCGCTACCTGATGATCGACGCCAACCAGGTCTGGGAGGTCGGCGAGGCGATCGACTGGGTCAAGCAACTCGCCTTTGCCAAGCCCTTCTTCATCGAGGAGCCGACGAGCCCCGACGACGTCGCCGGGCACCGCAAGATTCGCGAGGCGATCGGACCGGTGAAGGTCGCAACTGGCGAGATGTGCCAGAACCGCATCATGTTCAAGCAGTTCATCGCCGAGGGCGCGATCGATATCGTCCAGATCGACTCGTGCCGCATGGGAGGCTTGAACGAGGTGCTGGCGGTTCTGCTCGTTGCTGCCAAATACGGACTGCCGGTCTGGCCACATGCCGGCGGCGTCGGCCTTTGCGAATATGTCCAGCACCTGTCGATGATCGACTATGTTGCCGTCTCCGGCACCAAGGAAGGCCGTGTGATCGAATATGTCGACCATCTGCACGAGCACTTCCTCGATCCCTGCGTGATCGAAAACGCCGCCTACATGCCACCGCAGCGGCCCGGGTTCTCGATCGAGATGAAGCCTCAATCGATCGCCGATTACACGTTTACCGGCTAG
- a CDS encoding L,D-transpeptidase, with protein MDRSSAGFGRGRPTWAVLLLSVLALTPAATGTSAGGTVPRNLGPKTSTVVAIEKRYPTGTIVVGSKERTLDLVISSNRAIRYRIGVGRDGFRWSGVVKVGRKAEWPDWRPPAEMKARAPELPALVPPGPFNPLGARGIYLYRGSADTLYRIHGTNEQSTVGRFASSGCFRMSNADIIDLYERVKVGATVIVK; from the coding sequence ATGGACCGGAGCAGCGCTGGCTTCGGTCGCGGTCGGCCGACGTGGGCCGTTTTGCTCCTGAGTGTGCTGGCGCTCACGCCGGCTGCGACCGGAACATCGGCGGGCGGGACGGTGCCGCGCAATCTCGGGCCGAAAACGAGCACGGTCGTAGCGATCGAGAAAAGATATCCCACCGGCACGATTGTCGTCGGCAGTAAAGAGCGGACGCTCGATCTCGTCATCTCAAGCAACCGGGCGATCCGTTATCGGATCGGCGTCGGCCGCGACGGTTTTCGTTGGAGCGGGGTGGTGAAGGTCGGGCGAAAGGCGGAATGGCCCGACTGGCGGCCGCCGGCTGAGATGAAGGCGCGCGCACCGGAACTGCCGGCGCTTGTGCCTCCTGGTCCGTTCAACCCGCTGGGCGCCCGCGGCATTTATTTATACCGGGGGAGCGCCGACACGCTTTATCGCATTCACGGAACGAACGAACAGTCCACGGTCGGGCGGTTCGCGTCGTCAGGCTGTTTCCGCATGAGCAATGCCGACATCATCGATCTATACGAGCGGGTGAAGGTCGGAGCAACGGTGATCGTCAAATAG
- a CDS encoding TadE/TadG family type IV pilus assembly protein, which translates to MIALRKLISDRFRHSFWQSDDGAVLTEALIAVPFITIFAAGILEFGNIFWERMQIDAGLRDAGRYLARCRPDSGTYDPTCDAATAKMIAFYGTQSPAAGATLRVSGWGPDLADITIVPVDADGTIRVQTSHVYQNSPIFSWLGIDQITISSSHEERFIGW; encoded by the coding sequence ATTATCGCTCTGCGAAAACTCATCTCTGATAGATTCCGTCACAGCTTCTGGCAGAGCGATGACGGGGCCGTGTTGACCGAAGCGCTGATTGCGGTGCCCTTCATTACGATATTCGCGGCCGGTATTCTCGAGTTCGGCAACATTTTCTGGGAGCGAATGCAGATTGACGCCGGGCTTAGAGATGCGGGCCGCTACCTCGCGAGGTGTCGGCCGGATTCTGGGACCTACGACCCGACATGCGATGCGGCAACTGCAAAGATGATCGCGTTCTATGGGACGCAGAGCCCCGCCGCCGGCGCTACCTTACGCGTCAGCGGCTGGGGTCCCGACCTCGCCGATATCACGATCGTTCCCGTCGATGCCGATGGCACGATCAGGGTGCAAACCTCACATGTCTATCAGAACTCGCCGATCTTTTCCTGGCTCGGTATCGATCAAATCACGATCAGCTCCTCCCACGAAGAGAGGTTTATCGGATGGTAG
- a CDS encoding type II and III secretion system protein family protein, whose product MLRGSIKNKARRRALAATVALVSACSFWAPGLIGSADAQEKFINLGGSVQQVVLPPNDTITIATGKPFGDLVIGSADLIDVVPLSDKSLFIRGKKTGATNISVYGDDKKLLGVIDIRVASDFSEVASAIRSASPGSQVRVINSNDRIRLTGIVRDATELQRVLEIAQSYSDQPVLNQLRVNDSQQVMLEVRVIEASRQTGRDLGIGWAGAGRNGIGKATTSQGIGVKDGTLVRTLTDAAGAATGMQPFGQLIAKVLEISGGQIDVVINALEQKGLVRRLAQPNLIAMSGETASFHAGGEVPIQTTVANGATVATQTDYRPFGVRLTFTPVVLDGGLISLRVEPEVSELDTSINVNGNPGFISRAAKTTVALRDGQSFAMAGLLQSINSKDIQQLPGLGQLPVIGALFRSTSFLKRESDLVIVVTPHIVRPAAPGEALYTPLDQTRSSNDAELFALGVLEVDKDMLRRFRNGEGVTGPYGHRLDLDTGGALAVVKR is encoded by the coding sequence ATGTTGAGGGGAAGCATAAAAAATAAGGCAAGACGCAGGGCCTTGGCGGCCACTGTTGCGCTTGTTTCGGCCTGCAGCTTTTGGGCTCCAGGTCTAATTGGTTCGGCGGACGCGCAGGAGAAGTTCATCAATCTTGGCGGGTCGGTTCAGCAGGTGGTGCTGCCACCAAACGACACGATAACGATCGCGACTGGCAAGCCTTTCGGAGATCTCGTGATCGGAAGTGCTGATCTCATTGATGTGGTGCCACTCTCTGACAAGTCGCTTTTCATCCGCGGAAAGAAGACCGGGGCGACAAACATCTCTGTCTATGGCGACGACAAGAAGCTCCTGGGCGTCATCGACATCCGCGTCGCCAGCGATTTCAGCGAGGTGGCATCGGCGATCCGCTCGGCCTCGCCGGGGTCACAGGTCCGGGTGATCAACTCCAATGATCGTATCCGTCTGACTGGAATCGTGCGCGATGCTACGGAACTGCAGCGCGTGCTTGAAATCGCCCAGTCCTATTCGGACCAACCCGTTCTCAACCAGTTGCGTGTGAACGACTCCCAGCAGGTTATGCTGGAAGTTCGGGTGATCGAGGCGTCGCGTCAAACCGGTCGCGACCTCGGCATCGGTTGGGCAGGGGCGGGCAGGAATGGCATCGGGAAGGCGACGACCAGCCAGGGCATCGGGGTCAAGGACGGCACGCTGGTCCGTACTCTGACAGATGCGGCCGGCGCTGCGACCGGCATGCAACCCTTTGGTCAACTGATTGCGAAGGTTCTCGAGATCTCCGGCGGCCAGATCGACGTCGTCATCAACGCCCTCGAACAAAAGGGTCTGGTGCGACGCCTCGCACAACCAAACCTGATAGCGATGAGCGGTGAAACCGCAAGCTTTCATGCCGGTGGTGAAGTGCCGATCCAGACGACCGTGGCCAACGGCGCGACGGTAGCGACGCAGACCGACTATCGTCCTTTCGGTGTGCGGTTGACATTTACACCCGTAGTCCTTGACGGCGGGCTCATTAGCCTGAGGGTTGAGCCGGAAGTTTCCGAACTCGACACATCGATCAACGTTAATGGCAATCCCGGCTTTATTTCACGCGCCGCGAAGACCACTGTAGCGTTGCGCGACGGGCAGAGTTTTGCCATGGCCGGTCTACTGCAATCGATTAATTCGAAAGATATTCAGCAGCTTCCGGGCTTGGGGCAGTTGCCGGTGATCGGGGCGCTCTTCCGCTCCACGAGCTTCCTGAAGCGTGAATCCGATCTCGTGATTGTCGTGACTCCGCACATCGTGCGGCCGGCGGCACCGGGCGAGGCGCTCTATACTCCGCTTGATCAGACGCGTTCATCGAATGACGCTGAGCTTTTTGCGCTCGGTGTTTTGGAGGTCGACAAAGACATGCTTCGCCGATTCCGCAATGGCGAAGGCGTCACCGGGCCCTATGGCCATAGACTGGATCTCGATACGGGAGGTGCCCTTGCTGTTGTTAAGAGGTAA
- a CDS encoding TadE/TadG family type IV pilus assembly protein codes for MLNRAINRFWEDRRGYVIALTLIAMPLLLGMSLIVIDVGRNANLHTDLQNAVDAMALAGARELDGRDNAIERAQEAIEKLANTAAFGGGGADFSLGSYITVSYDAANDAASTVTVTFLKGIPGDGSFGGDDDDPITEAMVTTDSNEAGYAWVRSKDQAMQTIFPLPVGLNRGTINVSADAVAAYRVSACDVTPIFICNPYEPGGNNSSAVGEQAAEQLHNKFSAGDLYGVQIELHSTASSNPGPGNFGFLRTPLGNGASVLAEALATGNPGTCYTKDNLDTETGAKAGPVEDGVNTRFGFYSSSFNKVRDDSRYRPAQNVRSAQSQTGNANKQCDTYNPIVSGGTIGDVTKAVPLGYGATMTAMGGGKISSGNNWNYTTYWNVAQGGAAPSVTAVLSNYSSYPSGGASTPSRPSAYDVYRYELNNPSLISHASASGEKGTPLTGGQCYTGPALSNYTADEYGDRREIFAAIVNCGYEASQGHLNGHKATQAVAFARMFLTKPAVKANSERYLSLEMIDITGKGGRGTLDEFLREEAELVR; via the coding sequence ATGCTAAACAGGGCAATCAACAGGTTCTGGGAAGACCGACGAGGTTACGTCATCGCGTTGACGCTCATTGCTATGCCGCTGCTGCTCGGCATGTCACTTATCGTCATCGATGTCGGCCGCAATGCCAATCTTCATACCGACCTTCAGAATGCGGTCGATGCCATGGCACTGGCGGGAGCGCGCGAACTCGACGGCCGCGACAATGCGATCGAGCGCGCGCAAGAAGCGATCGAAAAGCTGGCCAACACCGCGGCCTTTGGTGGCGGCGGGGCCGACTTCTCGCTCGGCTCTTATATCACCGTGTCCTATGACGCGGCAAATGATGCCGCCAGCACGGTAACGGTCACGTTTCTGAAAGGCATTCCCGGTGACGGCTCTTTCGGGGGAGACGACGACGATCCGATCACCGAGGCGATGGTGACGACGGACTCAAACGAGGCAGGGTATGCTTGGGTGAGATCCAAGGACCAGGCGATGCAGACGATCTTCCCGCTGCCCGTTGGACTTAATCGCGGTACCATCAATGTGTCTGCCGACGCGGTGGCAGCCTATCGTGTCAGTGCCTGCGATGTTACGCCGATTTTTATCTGCAATCCTTATGAGCCAGGAGGTAACAACAGTTCGGCCGTCGGGGAACAGGCGGCCGAGCAGTTGCACAATAAGTTCTCCGCCGGCGATCTCTATGGTGTACAGATCGAACTTCACAGCACGGCCTCCTCCAATCCCGGACCTGGCAATTTCGGTTTTTTGAGAACTCCATTGGGTAATGGCGCATCTGTATTGGCAGAGGCTCTTGCGACAGGCAATCCAGGTACGTGTTACACAAAAGATAATCTCGACACCGAGACGGGTGCTAAGGCCGGGCCGGTTGAGGACGGCGTGAATACGCGCTTTGGTTTCTACTCCTCGTCGTTCAACAAGGTGCGGGACGACTCTCGCTATCGCCCGGCACAAAACGTGCGATCAGCGCAGAGCCAAACGGGCAACGCCAATAAGCAGTGCGATACCTACAACCCGATAGTGTCGGGAGGCACGATTGGGGACGTCACGAAGGCGGTGCCGCTTGGCTATGGTGCAACCATGACGGCAATGGGAGGCGGCAAAATCAGCAGCGGCAACAATTGGAACTACACTACCTACTGGAATGTCGCACAGGGCGGCGCGGCACCGTCTGTTACAGCCGTCCTTAGCAACTATTCGAGCTATCCGAGTGGCGGTGCCTCGACACCGAGCCGACCGTCCGCCTACGACGTCTATCGCTACGAACTCAATAACCCGTCGCTGATCAGCCATGCTTCAGCGAGCGGGGAAAAAGGTACACCACTCACGGGCGGACAATGCTACACGGGGCCAGCGCTCTCGAATTATACCGCGGACGAGTACGGCGATCGCCGCGAGATCTTCGCAGCAATCGTTAACTGCGGCTATGAAGCGTCTCAAGGCCACCTCAACGGCCACAAAGCCACGCAAGCTGTTGCCTTCGCACGCATGTTCTTGACGAAGCCCGCGGTTAAGGCAAATAGCGAACGTTATCTCTCTTTGGAGATGATCGACATCACTGGGAAGGGTGGGCGCGGCACGCTTGACGAGTTCCTGCGCGAAGAAGCGGAGCTTGTCCGATGA
- a CDS encoding TadE/TadG family type IV pilus assembly protein, whose product MVAHRPPVNFWKDQNGVTLTEGLITLPLVLLVFAAFVEFGYAMSQWNQTVKALQFGARLAAVSDPLTSDFTEVFPTDADNPLNNGDATPNDAGISSTCGPNLANCSGALTRIVMGSDGICGVVGDPNPGICDLNWRIQPANLVVTYQRSGLGYWGRPNGPVLTMRLEVRDVTFDLPLLGALLGLDQIEVPAHAVTLTTEDLETCSSC is encoded by the coding sequence ATGGTAGCCCATCGACCGCCCGTCAACTTCTGGAAGGATCAGAACGGTGTGACACTCACCGAAGGGCTAATAACGCTACCGCTTGTACTTCTAGTGTTTGCGGCCTTCGTCGAGTTCGGTTACGCGATGTCGCAATGGAACCAGACCGTGAAGGCGCTGCAATTTGGTGCCCGTCTTGCCGCTGTGTCCGATCCTCTTACTAGCGACTTCACCGAGGTTTTTCCGACCGATGCCGACAATCCTCTAAACAACGGCGACGCGACCCCGAACGACGCGGGGATATCATCCACTTGCGGCCCGAACCTTGCCAATTGCAGCGGCGCATTGACCCGAATTGTCATGGGAAGCGACGGTATCTGCGGGGTGGTGGGAGACCCGAATCCGGGAATCTGCGATCTCAATTGGCGGATCCAGCCGGCAAACCTGGTGGTGACCTATCAGCGTTCGGGGCTCGGTTACTGGGGGCGGCCGAACGGACCGGTGCTGACCATGCGGCTGGAAGTGCGCGACGTGACATTCGACTTGCCACTTCTCGGCGCTTTGCTGGGATTGGATCAGATCGAGGTACCCGCTCACGCGGTAACACTGACCACGGAAGACCTCGAGACATGTTCAAGCTGCTGA
- a CDS encoding A24 family peptidase: MSDAINIIPLVATLVFFYAAWSDFQRWRIPNGAILALITIYALGAIVRLTTTQDIGATLFSLDGIGGEVGAGLLLFTLGVALWAFRLFGAGDAKLFLPIGLFVGWHGMLPFAVFLLIGGILTMVALRLPVPLAFAHYAVAMRIEEIRTSRKIPYGVIMVFGTLVTMALRHRQT; the protein is encoded by the coding sequence ATGAGCGATGCGATCAACATAATCCCATTGGTTGCTACGCTGGTTTTCTTCTACGCGGCTTGGAGCGACTTCCAACGCTGGCGTATTCCGAACGGAGCGATCCTCGCGCTCATCACCATCTACGCGCTCGGCGCAATCGTCCGGCTCACGACAACGCAGGACATCGGTGCGACGCTCTTCTCGCTTGACGGCATCGGCGGGGAGGTCGGCGCCGGTCTTTTGCTCTTCACCCTTGGCGTAGCCCTTTGGGCCTTTCGGCTGTTCGGCGCGGGTGACGCCAAGCTATTCCTGCCGATTGGCCTCTTCGTCGGCTGGCACGGCATGCTCCCGTTCGCCGTTTTCCTGCTGATCGGCGGGATCCTGACGATGGTGGCTCTGAGACTGCCGGTGCCACTGGCATTCGCGCACTATGCTGTGGCCATGCGCATCGAGGAGATCCGCACGAGCCGCAAGATTCCCTACGGCGTCATCATGGTCTTTGGCACGCTCGTCACGATGGCCCTCCGACACCGCCAGACCTAG
- a CDS encoding fumarylacetoacetate hydrolase family protein codes for MKLLRYGLPGQEKPGILDANGTLRDLSGHVADFSGAALDPDRLAELKALDLAGLPAVDGNQRLGHCVAGTGKFICIGLNYSDHAAETGAKVPSEPIIFMKATSAIVGPNDDLLIPRGSTKTDWEVELGVVIGRKAKYVSEAEALDYVAGYCVVHDVSERAFQIERQGQWTKGKSCDTFGPTGPWLVTKDEVPDPQKLPMWLKVNGETMQNGSTKTMVYGVAHLVSYLSQFMSLQPGDIISTGTPPGVGMGMKPPRYLKAGDVVELGIEGLGSQKQSVRADD; via the coding sequence ATGAAACTCCTTCGTTATGGCCTCCCGGGCCAGGAAAAGCCTGGTATCCTCGACGCAAACGGCACCTTGCGCGACCTCTCGGGCCACGTCGCCGATTTCTCTGGCGCGGCGCTTGATCCCGACAGGCTCGCCGAACTCAAGGCGCTCGATCTCGCCGGCCTGCCGGCCGTCGACGGCAATCAGCGGCTCGGGCACTGCGTCGCCGGTACCGGAAAGTTCATCTGCATCGGCCTCAACTATTCCGACCATGCCGCCGAGACCGGCGCCAAGGTGCCGTCCGAGCCGATCATCTTCATGAAGGCGACCTCGGCGATCGTCGGCCCGAACGATGACCTGCTCATCCCGCGCGGTTCGACCAAGACCGACTGGGAAGTGGAGCTCGGTGTCGTCATCGGCCGCAAGGCGAAGTACGTCAGCGAAGCGGAAGCCCTCGACTACGTCGCCGGCTACTGCGTCGTTCACGACGTCTCCGAGCGCGCGTTTCAGATCGAGCGCCAGGGCCAGTGGACCAAGGGCAAGTCCTGCGACACCTTTGGTCCCACCGGCCCGTGGCTTGTGACCAAGGACGAAGTGCCGGATCCGCAGAAACTGCCGATGTGGCTGAAGGTCAACGGCGAGACCATGCAGAACGGTTCGACGAAGACCATGGTCTACGGCGTCGCCCATCTCGTTTCGTACCTGTCGCAGTTCATGTCGCTGCAGCCTGGCGACATCATCTCCACCGGGACGCCGCCCGGCGTCGGCATGGGCATGAAGCCGCCGCGTTACCTCAAGGCCGGCGACGTCGTCGAACTCGGCATCGAGGGTCTCGGCAGCCAGAAGCAGTCCGTTCGCGCGGACGATTGA
- a CDS encoding pilus assembly protein, whose product MTAHMSFATTNKILVLSDDAAAASLMLDTFGSLSRYEAHHLALSTLAEAGRVDPTQFNLIVLDVDCGDMLCRPEIFAFRASHRNIPMVIVSEVLSDELMRPLFRLNGDDWLKKPLERRALIEMISTHAPGVDGNESRVHAIVAAVGGAGASVISSSLAHLLAQPRKGVAPRVGLFDLDFSSGSLGYYLNLLNDYDLKTVIANPARVDLEFIDLVRKRHAGGFTLLSFKQPSVLLEAKGAELVLRMLDVAAFESDHLVIDVPYYETPWKGEVLASVNSVSIVTEMTIPALHQAKDLFVDLVRQRGNADSIQVVINKYHTKLFSLGVRREQVDKVFKDTHAHIIPYDWDTLSEAVNRGVLPNEVNSRSPFCGAIGKLGALVR is encoded by the coding sequence ATGACCGCACATATGAGCTTTGCAACCACCAACAAAATCCTCGTTCTTTCCGACGACGCGGCGGCGGCCAGCCTGATGCTTGACACGTTCGGGTCGCTATCGCGTTATGAAGCGCACCACTTGGCACTAAGCACGCTTGCCGAGGCGGGGCGGGTGGATCCGACGCAGTTTAACCTGATCGTGCTCGACGTCGACTGCGGCGACATGCTCTGTCGGCCGGAGATTTTTGCGTTTCGTGCCAGCCATCGCAATATTCCGATGGTGATCGTTTCCGAGGTTCTGTCAGACGAACTAATGCGGCCGCTATTTCGGCTGAATGGTGACGACTGGCTGAAAAAGCCGCTCGAACGCCGTGCACTGATCGAGATGATCTCGACCCATGCGCCAGGCGTCGACGGGAACGAAAGTCGCGTTCATGCCATCGTTGCTGCCGTAGGCGGTGCTGGTGCGAGCGTCATTTCCTCGTCGCTTGCCCATCTGCTGGCGCAGCCGAGGAAAGGCGTCGCGCCACGTGTTGGTCTGTTCGATCTGGATTTCTCGTCCGGATCGCTCGGGTACTACCTCAACCTTCTCAACGACTACGATCTGAAGACCGTCATCGCCAATCCAGCGCGTGTCGATCTTGAATTCATCGATCTCGTACGCAAGCGTCACGCCGGTGGTTTCACGCTGCTGTCGTTCAAGCAACCGTCCGTTCTGCTCGAAGCCAAAGGAGCCGAGCTAGTGCTGCGCATGCTGGATGTCGCCGCCTTCGAGAGCGATCACTTGGTGATCGACGTTCCCTACTACGAAACCCCCTGGAAGGGCGAGGTGCTGGCCTCAGTCAACAGCGTTTCTATCGTCACCGAAATGACGATTCCGGCACTCCATCAGGCTAAGGATCTTTTCGTGGATCTCGTGCGGCAGCGCGGCAATGCCGACTCGATCCAGGTGGTCATCAACAAGTATCATACCAAGCTCTTCAGCCTCGGGGTGCGTCGCGAACAGGTAGACAAAGTGTTCAAGGATACGCATGCGCACATTATCCCATATGACTGGGACACGCTGAGCGAGGCGGTGAACCGCGGCGTTCTGCCCAACGAGGTCAATTCGCGCTCGCCCTTCTGCGGTGCCATCGGCAAGCTTGGAGCCCTCGTCAGATGA